A stretch of DNA from Castor canadensis chromosome 2, mCasCan1.hap1v2, whole genome shotgun sequence:
GcccagtgcaccccaccctctttcccatgtgtctttattgttcttattgcttactactcagtttctcttttttccctgggtggaggtcgatCTGTCCAGGGagttatgctgatctggcccacggttgtctgtgggagtactgcagtaccactaagctcaccttgtctgcatcttcccaagccttctgggcgcAGGTTACTGgaggcccaggggccctcctggtttctctgtttaacatgaagtggagattctctgcgccagctggagttgtggaggggtcagttttgcctcttcttggtggttttgcctgcaaggtgtgtctccagtgtctctccaagatttcactataggaggcttgctttctgattcctccctctagccgccatcttggaattccccgtgacttatttttttcatcttttacaaTGAACTATGAGTAAGTATCATGAAAGAACTGTTTTGGTTACCAGTTTTTCTTGAGCATGCCTGGTACAGAAGaggtactcagtaaatacttgttgaatgaatgaaaaaggacacaatttaatgtaaaaaatgtttatttctagcTATAATATACACACTAACTTTTATGGGACTTCTCTAAGATCACTCCTTCTATACAACATATAAAAAACATTGATCATGTATATATGGTTCATTATGCCAGCTGCCCATAGTCCTGCCAGTTAGTTCAATATTAATCATGACCTGTAGGTTGAAGCTAAGAGTAATTAAGATAATTCAAAACACtaaacaaccagaaaaaaaaattatcaagacgAGTGGAGTCTCCTTTGCCCTGTGGTTGCAAGCCTAGAGCCTGGGCAAATCATTCTGGTGCAAATATGGTATTCACATCCTTAAACAGGTATCATGAGTTTCTTCTCTGGCCAATGTGATAGGTCTGTGCCCCACTTTTGTCCATTGGTTCTCTTCCTTTAAGATGTTCTGTGTGAGTTTTGCAAGAAATGCTAAACAGTTGGGTCAAATTGCAGTTTGTCTAGCATTTGTGACTGGTTAGTTATACATTCCTTAAATCTTAAATTGCAAAAATTACAAATCTTTTTAAgtgtttatattttctctcttcatAATTTATCTTGATACTTCTGGGTTTCTCAGCCCAGGTTGCTTTTCATTTACTTATCAttaaaatatctgttttcttgGCTTTTCCCAAGTTAAACCAAtttattgacttagttttttaattcTGACTCAGCAGATCTGAAGTGGAGTCTGAAAATTTCTATCAGCTGCTGGTGGTGGTCTGGATAACACACCTTGACAACTGCCACTCTTGACTTGGTCTGCACAATAGAGTCATCCAGAAGTTTGTTTTAAAGGACTAGTGCCTGAAAACACCACCCTTGAATTCCTTCAACCAATTGTAGCAGAGTCTCAGGTGTGGGATCCAGGTGATTTTAGTGTTTAGCCAAGTTAAGAACGTCTGTTCTAAGCATCCAGAATATTTAGCCCTTGCAATTCAGCAGAGTACCTAATGGTGGGTTTTCATCAGTCTCATATCAATAATTCTGGTGGAAATGGTTTAAATGCAGGTTAAAAATTTGTACTATTCTTCCTACCTATTTCAGGCAAGCAAGACAAGTTTGAACCACTGCTAGTCTATTTTCATACTCTCTGAGAGCTAGAAGAATTAGTCACCCTAGTCAACTATTTGCTTCCAAGTCCCCCAAAGCTCTAGACTTGTGGCCCAACAGTTtgagctccaaaaaaaaaaaaggtgatgatTTAACTAATTTCTTTGTTACAAAGTAATTAAAGTGGCTAGCTTCCAAGATACAAATGGGGCTTCCTGTTCCCCAATTGACCTCCActtatttagtttcttttttttaagtttatttgcaAAATTCTGCTATGGAAACCAATTTCTGTGTTACTAAAGACTCTGGTTTtaagttataaaaacaaaactttcacCAAGTTAAGCACAAAGGAAAATTATTATAAGGATTAAAAGTGTATATCACCTAGTTAGAAGCTGCTGCTTATTTCATAATAAGAATTACAATTGCCTGTGAAATGAGAGTATTATTTGGGACTGCAAAACTATGAGAATAAATGTCAAGCAGTTTTAAGTTCATATTGAAAACTATTTTATATATAGTAtttgtataaaattatatacataattgGCTATGTGATTTCAATGATAAAATATAAtgctaaaatacttatttttttttccagggaaTAAATTTGAAGTTTTGACATGAATGAACAAGTAACTCTACCTGAAATGATCAAAGACTGGACCAAAGAGCATGTTAAAAAATGGGTAACTGAAGACCTCAAGATTGATGAGAAATATGGGCAAATTTTGTTTAGTGAAGAAGTAACAGGATTGGTCCTGCAGGAATTAACTGAGAAGGACCTCAAGGAAATGGGACTCCCACGGGGCCCAGCACTTTTGATAAAACGTACATATAGCAAATTAAGTAATAGTTCCCCTGAAAGTGACAATCAGGATTCTAGACAATTAGATCATACAAAACCTTCCAAAAAAGACCaccaaaaaaagccaaaacagacaaaaaatgaagaggaaaaatcaaCATCATTCAATATTGATCATGATGTCAGAGAGATCAGGGATACCTACAAACAAGAATTGATTCTTATGAAAGAAAATGCATTAACTGAAACAAGTGAAgacaaggaaaagaataaattgaaAACTGAACAGTTGACTTGCATGACATACCCATTTGATCACTTCCATGAGAGCCATCGCTACACAGAACATCATATTCTACAACCTGAAACAGGACCACTCAATCTCATTGACCCAATACACGAGTTCAAAGCTCTCACAAACACAGAAAGAGCCACAGAAGAGGACATTAAGATGAAATTTACCAACGAAGTCTTCCGATTTGCATCAGCTTGTATGAATTCACGCACCAATGGCACCATCCATTTTGGAGTTAAAGATAAACCTCATGGAGAAATTGTCGGTGTGAAAGTCACCAGTAAGAATGTCTTCATTGACCACTTCAATCTAATGATCAAAAAGTATTTTGAAGACAGTGAGATCAATGTAGCCAAGAAGTGTATTCGGGAGCCAAGGTTTGTGGAAGTCCTACTGCAGAACAATACACTATCTGACAGATTTGTCATTGAAGTAGATGTTATTCCCAAACATTCTGTAtgtaaaaaaaagtatttctacGTTAAGATGCAAAGTTTTACAGATAAAACATGGAAACAAAGCCAAGATCATTCACTGTTTGTGAGAGAAGGAGCTAGCTGTAAGAATATCCTGGCTAATGCAAAGCAACGGGatataaatttcaaagaatttgAAGACAATTTAAAGTCATGGATAGCATGTAGAAAACAGGCAGAAGAAGAATATAGGATGAAGGCACCTAAGAAAGAGAGTGAAGGACTGAAGTTGGTTAAACTTCTCATTGGAAACCGAGATTCACTGGATACCTCCTACTACGATTGGTACATTCTTGTAACAAACAAGTGTAATCAAAATCAAATAAAGCATTTAGATTTTCTAAAGGAAATTAAATGGTTTGCTGTGTTGGAATTTGATCCTGAATCTCAGATCAAGGGAGTGGTCAAAGCTTACAGAGAAAGCCGAGTAGCAAACCTTCACTTTCCGAGTCAGTATGAAGAAAAGACAACAACCATAGGGGAGAAAGTTTCTACTCTGAAACTTTATGAGCAGCCCAGTTGGATATTCTGCAATGGCAGATCAGATCTGCAAAATGAGTCATGTAAACCTCTGGAACCACATTTGTGGCAGAGAGATAGGGCATCTGCAATTAGGAAACTGATCTTATTTCTCACAGATGAAAATATAATGGCAAGAGGGaagtttttggtggtgtttctcTTACTCTCTTCAGTGGAAAGCCCAGGAGATCCATTCATTGAAACTTTCTGTGCTTTCTATCAAGCTCTCAAAGGAATGGAAAATATATTGTGTATCTGTGTCAACTCGCAGATTTACCAGCGATGGAAAGATTTGCTACAAACACGACTGACAATTGCAGAGGAGTTAGCAAACCACAGTACCTCCAATTTAAATATAGATCTGGTAAACAGTACTATCCTTAAATTGAAATCAGTGACTCAGTCATCAAGAAGGTTTTTGCCCTCCTATGGATCTTCCTCAGTTATCCTAGAGAAAATGGAAGAGGACATATTGACTGCACTGGAAATCCTCTGTGAAAATGAGTGCAAAGACACAGACATAGAGAAAGATGAATCTAAATTCTCAGAGTTTAGGAAATCAAAAGAAGAACACTTTTATCGAGGTGGCAAAGTATCTTGGTGgaacttctatttttcttctgaaagCTATTCTTCAGCTTTTGTGAAAAGAGACAGTTATGAAAACCTTAAGCATATAATAGAAGAATGTGCAGATTCTCCGAAACCAATATTTGCAAAAATCATCAACCTTTACCATCATCCAGGCTGTGGAGGTACTACATTGGCTATGCATGTTCTCTGGGACCTAAAGAAAAAGTTTAGATGTGCTGtgctaaaaaacaaagcaactgATTTTGTAGAAATCGGAGAACAAGTAAGCAAGCTGATCGCCTACAAGGTAACCAACCACCAGGATTACATACCTGTTCTTCTCCTCGTGGATGACTTTGAAGAACAGGAAAATATCTACATTCTACAGAATACCATCCATACCTTTTTGGCAGAGATAGGTTTGCAATATGAAAAAACATTGGTAATTATCTTAAATTGCATGAGATCCCAGAATCCAGATAAAAGTGCAAAATTGGCAGATAGTATTTCACTAAAATACCAACTTACTCCCAAGGAACAAAGAGCTTTTGAGGCCAAACTGGAGGAAATTGAAAAAGAGCACAAGAACTGTGAAAACTTTTATTCCTTTATGATGTTGAAAGGCAGTTTTGATGTGGCATATATAGAAAATGTAGTAAGGAATATcctgaaagaacagaaagaagacagCAAGGAAGCAGAACTCATTTCTTTCCTGGCTTTACTCAACTCTTATGTTATTGACTCTACAATTTCACTGTCACAGTGTGAACTGTTTTTGGGACTCGCATACACTAGCACACCCTGGAAACCTGAAAGTCTAGAAGACAGGATGGGAACCTATTCTACACTTCTAATTAGAACAGAAGTTGCAGAATATGGACGGTACACAGGTGTGCGTATTATTCACCCTTTGATTGCCATTCACTGTCTAAAAGAACTGGAAAAAAGTTATCACATGGATAAATATCAAATTGCATTGAAGATACTAAGTGAGAATTTATTCTATGATTCTGGAATAGGAAGGGAAAAATTTCAGCATGATGTGCAAACTCTTCTGCTCACAAGACAGCGCAGGGAACATGGAGATGAGACAGACACTTTGTTTTCCCCATTAATTGAAACTCTGcagaatgaagaaactgaaagagTCTTGATGGCAGGAAGCAATCGATTCCCACAAAATGCATTCATTTGTCAAGCCTTGGCAAGGTATTTCTACATTAAAGAGAAGAACTTTAACACTGCTCTACACTGGGCAAATAAGGCAAAAAAGAGAGCACCTAAAAATTCTTACATCTCAGATACACTTGGTCAAGTCTACAAAAGTGAGATCAAATGGTGGttggataaaaataaaagctgcagGAATGTTACTGTTAATGATCTTACATATTTCCTAGAAGTGGCTGAAAAAGCCTCAAAAGCTTTCAAAGAGTCTCAACAGCAAACTGATAGTAAAGACTATGAAATGGAGGCCTGGTCACCACAGAAGTCTCAAAGGAGATATGACACATACAATACAGCTGGTTTCTTAGGCGAAATAGAAGTCGGTCTTTACACTATCCAGATTCTTCAGCTCACTCCCATtttccacaaagaaaatgaactatCCAAAAAGTCTGTGGTAGAGTTTTTATCTGGAAAGGGGATAAAAACTGACctaaaaaatgaatattatttgGCTCTCAGCAAGTACACACCCTACCTGCAAAATTTACAATTAGATTTGAAAAggtgctttgatttttttcttgattatacGGTTCTTCTAAAAACAAGGAATGTccaaaaagaaatgacagaagtCACACTGAGCAAGAAGGTCAGTCGTTGTTTCAGGCAATACACAGAACTTTTCTGCCACTTGGACTTGAGTCCATTACAGGGCAGGGAGAATCAATTACTCAAAGAGGAGAATTGCAGGAAAAGTCTGGAAGCTTTGAGAGCAGATAGGTTTTCTGGACTCTTGGAATATCTTAATCCAAACCACAAAGAGGCTGGAACTAACATGGAAAATATAGTGAAACATTACACCTTCCTACTTCATCAAAACCCAAACAAACGGTTCacaaaggagaaacaaaatttcattttagccAACATTATTCTCAGTTGTCTAAAACCCAATTCCAAGTACATTCAACCATTTGACATACTAAAAAAACAGCTCCGAGAAGTCTTGCAACTGGTAGAACTAAATCACCCATATCCATATTCTTATTTCTTGGCCTGCCTCCTATTCTGGCCAGAAAACCAAGAGCTAGATCAAGATTCTAAACTGATGGAAAAGTACGTCTCGTCCTTAAATAGATCCTTCAGGTCGCAGTACAAGCGAATGTGCAGGTCCAAGCAGGCCAGCACACTTTTCTATTTGGGGAAGAGCAAGGGTCTCAATAGACTTGTTCACAAGGCTGAAATAGAGCAGTACTTTAGTAAAGCAGAAAATACAAATTCTGTCTGGCAGAATGGCAAGGTGTGGAAAATCAAAGAGGTCAAAGACCTCCTATGTCGGCTAGTTGGTCAGGCTGAAGGCAAACTAATCTCTATAGAATATGGaacaaaggaaaaactaaaaataccagTGACCTCTGTGTACTCTGGCCTACTCAGAAGTGGCAGGAACATAGAAAGAGTTTCCTTCTACCTAGGATTCTCCATTGAAGGCCCTCTGGCATATGATATAGAAGTAATTTAAGAAGCTATGTTAATTCAAATGTTCATTCATGTCAGTCTAAGATTGCACTTCTTCTCTACCCTATGACATCTTCTTGACATTATTGGCTTAACTCTAATcacaaatttcatttttgtctctCTAAATCAATTAGAAACCTTTCTAGGACATGCAATGTGTCTACACCACAGAACTTAGCATACAGTAGAGGTAGtcatttaatatttcaaatatgtatttttagatGAGCATATTTCATTAAGAAGTTGCAATGGGTATCCATTTTTCTCAACGTAACTGGTTAAATCTCAATAAATAGGGTTTTAAATTGACTTTTCTTATTTCCCAAATTATCTCTTCACTGTGAATACAGAGATTTAACTAAAGAATATGAAAGCATGTCCCAGGTACATTGACCTCAAACCCACAGAACCACCTTATCTTGGCATCAGTAAAATTTCTGTGGAAGTACTGGGTGTGTTGGTGCACCCCTGTAATACCagtatgcaggaggctgaggcaggagaatggcaagctcaaggccagcctgggtaatgaagcaagaccctaccttaaaaaaaatgtacatcaAAGTTAAATACTTTGTTCCCTACTCTCCTTTGAACTCctcccaacacacatacacacacacacacacacacacacacacacatacatacacacacacacacatacatacacacacacacatacatacacacacacacacacatacatatacacacacatacacacatacacacacatatacacacacacaccccaaagaaGTCCTGCTTGAATTCTCTCCATTCTCTTGCCGCCTTTCCACATGAATCTGTTCCCTTCGCCATTCTTGTCTCCTGTGCATGTAGCCTATCTCCATCTGAGTTTTAGATCCCATCTCCCTCagcttcatttttccattcactgtgttgttttgttctactttttaaCCTGTGCTGGGTGCATGCTGTTCTCTCTCCAAGATTCCCTTATTTTTATCCAACATTCTCCATATAGTTATTCTTATTTGTTCTTCACAACTCAGCTCAAGGGTCACCTCCACCACGGACCTCTTCCCTGACCACCCCAATCCCTGCCTGATTAGATGGTTTCCTCATGGCAATATGCGCTTTTCATATTCCACTACCAGGAATGGCATCTCCGAGCTCAATTCCACACCTACAACAGCCTCAGCAGCTTTAAACATCATTCTAGAGCTTGGAATTTAAGAGCTACCTGATGCCAATAAAAGGAAATACATgctaaaagaatattaaaattaaaaaatgtttgtttatCCATATATTTGTATCCTTCAAAGTAACCTAACTGTTCTAAACTTCAGATCCAATTTCTATTGACATTGAAAGGTCCATGCCTTATCAGAGTTCTCATAACCAGTATTTCTGCAAATCTAGGGAATATTCACATGGTCCACAAACGTGCCCCTGGTTCTCAAAGTCATATCTGCTGGAGACTCTACTCCCCACAGCTATTTTCATCTTCTACTGTCCACCTGTCTATCTGGCAACAGATTCTTCCAAGTGGTAGCACTTTCTGCAGTATTCGTAGATTTGTAGACATAGGCCCATCCTGAAATTCTTCAGAATGCAGCTAAAGCCAGGCTACTGCATTTAGTAAGACACAACTAAAGACATGCTACAAAGGGAAAAAGTTATAATGAAAGGAGGAAAAGCTATTAACTGTTTCTGTGAGCCATAACTGTCCTCATATCTGCCCCATCTAGCAGGTTACATAGGGAGCTTCTCTCTCCTCACCCAATTCAACAGCCATGAGGTAGACTTGTCCTTGCTCAGTTCTCCCAAATGAGACATATCCTAAACATATATTCATGACTCAAGTTTAGGCTGAAAACCCTTTGAGGTCCCCAGAAAGAATTTTATGCTGAAATGTCACAATAACCCAATGAGAACTAGTTCAACTTCCTATTTCAGAGTGAAGCCTTTACTTTTTTCCCAAAGAGCTCATTAAAATGATTTATGCAAACCAATCCTGTCCTCCtgaagagaaacaggaaaatttATAATAGCCTTAaattccagcctatccatttgtatctcaaaaatactggaATCTAATTTCTGCTCAGCAAAGTCTgctaaaacacaacaaaatacaattttaactAGCTTTTATCTTTAAACAAcctcccctttcttttttccaaagttgtCATCAGGGAaacctgaaaataaaaactattgcATTGAATATTTACTACTTTGTGATTCTGTGTGTGAATTCTACCACCTGAGGACTCAGTTCTCCTATGTTGTCTCCAGCAAGTTCCACCTACATAGGTAGATTAACATAACTGATAACAGCACAAGGAATGGTTGCACCAGCTGATCTTCTAATTTGAAAATGTTAAGAGTAGGCAGACATAAGTGGGGAAACAGGAAGGCCCCCACCCCCATCTGAAACATTCCAAATATAACAACAACCCTGGGTTTAGGAATAATGAAACCCTCCTAGAGGGACATCTTCATTTCAAAGCCAAACATACACATGCTTAATATAAAGGCCACAGGTGACCACTGCATGACCCTCACAAGTGGCATCAGATAGAGAAAGGCAAAAAGGATCCACCCCATACACCATCTGACCTCACTTTTCCTACTGCCTAGGGGCCTGCCTTCCCACAACCAGGAAATGTGTACCTGCTCTGGCTCATTTAGGCAGAATTAAGGGCAGACTCAAAGGCACCAAGAGACTTCTACTCTCCATTGCCTAGGAAAGGACCCAGCACAACTATACCTTGAAGAAGTTGGATTCTGATCAAATACCCACTTCAGAGGCCTCAACAGAGGCTTACTGTTGAGCAAGTAGGTCAGGCTGTTAACTGAAATTAGACAGCATAGCTAAGATAGTATGGCCCTTGGAAACCTCCACTATGACCttcctgtgaccttaaagggtggaaagaaagaaaagcaagacagaCCAGAATAAGGACAGTAGGAGGACTAGGGCATGACCAATGAAAAtgttgcaggcacagccaaccaaaatgctgctttccACACACCAAATTTAACAGAGAAATTGAGTAAGGCCTCAAGAtaatggataaaaacctcagaccATGTCACTTCTTTGGCATCCTCTCTCGGGACCCTCCCCactctttgctatttttctagCTCAGTAAGTTCTTACACTTTGCTCACTCTCCTTGTCCATGATCTTCGTTCGCTGAAATTTCAGTACAAAGACTGGGACTCAAGCAGAGTACAGCCCTGGAACactgtcattttaaataaaaatctcttccttaaatgaaccaagccttgtatgcacatatgaataataaaagaaaaaaaatctcttcctttTCATAATGAAAGTATCTTTCTCAACtgcactttcctttctctttttctgcagtTGGGACAGTATTCTAATTTTAGACACTGTATCCAAAGAACTGAAGCCATTAGCACACCATCACATCCATGCACCTCTCCCAACTGGTACCAGAAACAGAGTAAAAACCGAGACAGCTAGTAGAAAAAGTCCATTCTTGGAAAGCGGGTTTAGAATGCAAGCTGAACTCTCCTGGTTAGCCACTGAGTTTACACAGCTGAGGCTAAAACACCATTTACAAGTATCTGATGAAGATTATACTTCATGTAAATGAAGTCAcataatatgtggccttttgtaaATGCCTTCTTTCACTTTACATGTTTTCCAGGTTCGTCCATGTTGTATCATGTATCAGTATTTCAATCCTTTTTACTGCCAAGTAAAATTTTATACAGATATATCGcacttttttaatccagttgtgAAGAGTAATTTACTTTTATCAAACACTAAATTAATATTGTTTTATTGACCAGAGTGTAATTTACCTCTAAGATTACTTAGGTCCTCTGGAACTTAAATACTAAATGCTATCTTTGTCACTCCATTTCGGTCATTAGCAAAAAGAAACTTATTACTGATCTTCTAACTAAAGCCCCATTATCTAACCATACAACCCCAATTTCCACAGTTTTATTTACACTTTTTCCCATACACACTTTCACATGTAGGTATGTTGCAATATATCAAGATATataactttaaataaaaacaacccTAGCTCAATACTTAAAAAACTATCATTAGAAATAGGAAAcagttaaataaaaacaaaacaaaaaataaacctatagatatttttagtttattactCATCTC
This window harbors:
- the Samd9l gene encoding sterile alpha motif domain-containing protein 9-like translates to MNEQVTLPEMIKDWTKEHVKKWVTEDLKIDEKYGQILFSEEVTGLVLQELTEKDLKEMGLPRGPALLIKRTYSKLSNSSPESDNQDSRQLDHTKPSKKDHQKKPKQTKNEEEKSTSFNIDHDVREIRDTYKQELILMKENALTETSEDKEKNKLKTEQLTCMTYPFDHFHESHRYTEHHILQPETGPLNLIDPIHEFKALTNTERATEEDIKMKFTNEVFRFASACMNSRTNGTIHFGVKDKPHGEIVGVKVTSKNVFIDHFNLMIKKYFEDSEINVAKKCIREPRFVEVLLQNNTLSDRFVIEVDVIPKHSVCKKKYFYVKMQSFTDKTWKQSQDHSLFVREGASCKNILANAKQRDINFKEFEDNLKSWIACRKQAEEEYRMKAPKKESEGLKLVKLLIGNRDSLDTSYYDWYILVTNKCNQNQIKHLDFLKEIKWFAVLEFDPESQIKGVVKAYRESRVANLHFPSQYEEKTTTIGEKVSTLKLYEQPSWIFCNGRSDLQNESCKPLEPHLWQRDRASAIRKLILFLTDENIMARGKFLVVFLLLSSVESPGDPFIETFCAFYQALKGMENILCICVNSQIYQRWKDLLQTRLTIAEELANHSTSNLNIDLVNSTILKLKSVTQSSRRFLPSYGSSSVILEKMEEDILTALEILCENECKDTDIEKDESKFSEFRKSKEEHFYRGGKVSWWNFYFSSESYSSAFVKRDSYENLKHIIEECADSPKPIFAKIINLYHHPGCGGTTLAMHVLWDLKKKFRCAVLKNKATDFVEIGEQVSKLIAYKVTNHQDYIPVLLLVDDFEEQENIYILQNTIHTFLAEIGLQYEKTLVIILNCMRSQNPDKSAKLADSISLKYQLTPKEQRAFEAKLEEIEKEHKNCENFYSFMMLKGSFDVAYIENVVRNILKEQKEDSKEAELISFLALLNSYVIDSTISLSQCELFLGLAYTSTPWKPESLEDRMGTYSTLLIRTEVAEYGRYTGVRIIHPLIAIHCLKELEKSYHMDKYQIALKILSENLFYDSGIGREKFQHDVQTLLLTRQRREHGDETDTLFSPLIETLQNEETERVLMAGSNRFPQNAFICQALARYFYIKEKNFNTALHWANKAKKRAPKNSYISDTLGQVYKSEIKWWLDKNKSCRNVTVNDLTYFLEVAEKASKAFKESQQQTDSKDYEMEAWSPQKSQRRYDTYNTAGFLGEIEVGLYTIQILQLTPIFHKENELSKKSVVEFLSGKGIKTDLKNEYYLALSKYTPYLQNLQLDLKRCFDFFLDYTVLLKTRNVQKEMTEVTLSKKVSRCFRQYTELFCHLDLSPLQGRENQLLKEENCRKSLEALRADRFSGLLEYLNPNHKEAGTNMENIVKHYTFLLHQNPNKRFTKEKQNFILANIILSCLKPNSKYIQPFDILKKQLREVLQLVELNHPYPYSYFLACLLFWPENQELDQDSKLMEKYVSSLNRSFRSQYKRMCRSKQASTLFYLGKSKGLNRLVHKAEIEQYFSKAENTNSVWQNGKVWKIKEVKDLLCRLVGQAEGKLISIEYGTKEKLKIPVTSVYSGLLRSGRNIERVSFYLGFSIEGPLAYDIEVI